Proteins encoded in a region of the Streptomyces sp. NBC_00513 genome:
- a CDS encoding response regulator transcription factor: MPRVLVVEDDPRIRAFLIEILSEQGYAVHNTGDGFGALREITRTSFDAVVLDLGLPDLDGGDALRMIRGISPVPVVVATARDDEAEIIRLLNAGADDYLVKPFSGGQLVARLSAVLRRTTGTHTTDPAGAPRPAGPADLMRPVSVGQLTLDPLARTAVLAGRELRFTRREFDLLAFLAHHAGQVVSKRRLLSEVWREPYVDDQTVDVHLSAVRRKLGESAAAPRYLRTVRGVGIKMVEPR; encoded by the coding sequence ATGCCCCGTGTACTCGTCGTCGAGGACGACCCCCGCATTCGCGCGTTCCTGATCGAAATACTCTCCGAGCAGGGGTACGCCGTCCACAACACAGGCGACGGTTTCGGAGCCTTGCGGGAAATCACCCGGACGTCGTTCGACGCGGTCGTGCTCGACCTCGGGCTGCCGGACCTGGACGGAGGCGACGCACTCCGCATGATCAGGGGCATATCCCCGGTGCCCGTGGTGGTCGCCACCGCCCGCGACGACGAGGCGGAGATCATCAGGCTGCTCAACGCGGGCGCCGACGACTACCTGGTCAAACCGTTCTCGGGCGGCCAACTCGTGGCCCGCCTCTCCGCGGTGCTGCGCCGCACGACGGGAACGCACACCACGGATCCGGCCGGCGCTCCCCGTCCGGCCGGCCCGGCCGACCTGATGCGGCCGGTGTCCGTCGGTCAATTGACGCTGGACCCCTTGGCCCGCACCGCCGTCCTCGCCGGACGGGAACTCCGGTTCACCCGCCGAGAGTTCGATCTCCTGGCATTCCTCGCCCATCACGCGGGACAGGTCGTCTCCAAGCGTCGGCTCCTCAGCGAGGTGTGGCGCGAACCCTACGTGGACGACCAGACGGTCGACGTGCACCTCTCGGCAGTGCGTCGCAAACTCGGCGAGAGCGCCGCCGCGCCCCGCTATCTGAGGACCGTGCGGGGAGTCGGCATCAAAATGGTGGAACCCCGTTGA